The genomic stretch TAGCTACTTACATGCTAGGATTAGGGATTTCGTTCCCTTCTACCCCCAGTCTAGGTTTCCACCATGATATATCTAGAAGTTAACtttgttgactccattgactggtTCATGCCCCTTGTAGTAACTGATTGCTCCATCTTCGAGCTTCACGGTAGcttctccttcgatgcctccaaatCTAAGCAGGAGGTTCAATACGGAACGAGTGACTACGAGCGTACTCGGGAAGTTCAATAATAGAAATATGTGTTTCATGCACTAGCTATAGCTATAGACTAGGAATTCTTaggcaaatacaagtttttgtaatcatttattCAAAAGGTTAATTAATTCCGAAAAGTTACGCCCGTCAGCATTCACAGGATGTCTAGAATTTCATAGAGTTCCTTTCCTGCAGTGCTCGTAGTTTCAAACctagaacagggagtgacaagccataaTTTGATACACTCTCCAAAGGTGTGTTACTTTtctcataagagaacttatcgttgttgccaaccaggcgataTTTCTAAAGTAATAATTTTCTTTTAAATGGAGTAATGATActaataatactttgcaagtaatttgataaaaacaatcaaatgacatgagtaagAGTGAATTTGCTTttattgactgcaagattatgcagggaaAAACTTCGAGATGtattaactccaaattctgaaatagcatcatcgtccagtaagagAAATGTATACATAACTTGCAAATATGCTATAATGGATAGATATGAGAGGCAATCGCTTTGAGCTTAACCTAACTTCGATGATTTAGAattggtgagttgtaatgatttatTTAGGGTATGTTGCACTTTTAGATTGACTTCACAAACAagtttcttattagggttttgatTAACTTTTGGTATCACATACAAGTGGCGTAATACATCATAAACATCATATTAACACATAATGGATAATAGTTGTCATATTTTTAACATGTAAAGAACCATGGTTAGCTTTAAGTCCTATAAGATATGGTTGATGACTAGTTATTTACTTCCaaagaataacttttaaagaacatgtttttaattaaaaagaagtatttcaattgagGCCGTTGGTTTCTAGGATTTATTATTCTATTTCAATTGACTCACTAAGTAAGTAGTACATGGTTTTAAACAAGATGAGTTCATATTCATCTAAAGATTTGCATGGTTTAGCTAGGCATGAGCAAATAAGTCATAAATCTACGATTGTTGCACCATGAACGAACATACCTAGCACAAATTCACCATTGCTATAGCAAGAACGAACGAACTAACACAGATCTACCAACATCTACCACTAGTTGAAACATATGTACCTTAGCCTAGCAAAATTCTAACAGAGAGGTTAGAAATGTTTCACACACCACACAGGTTGGGGACGGCGGAGAAGTAGGCAGGACAACCGTTGCCACACTCGATGGTGTATCTGGTAGGACCTCCGTCGACGTCGCAAACGGTGTAGCCGGCAGGTAAGCCGTCGCTGTGCTCGACACAACTGACTCGCCCAACACGTCTCGGATCTCAATCTCGAAGAGGTCGAATGGGAGGAAATTGGTGGATTTGGATTTTCAGAGTTGAACGGTCCAGCTAAGTAGGGTGAGGATTCGGCAGGCGGTGAGCccgagctcccgccatctccctgCCTGCACGACCTCCTACGTCGTTGCTCAGGTTTTGCACACAGCGAGGCTAACTGAGGAGAAACGGTCGATTCGGACGTTGTCTTCTAGCCTGGCCCCAAGGTGATTTACAACCCGCGCCGGCAAGCTGAAGGAGGCATGCAAGTAACCAATCAAACCATTTTTTTCCTCCACACAGCCTGGCCCGACTGTCTGCAGGCTATCATAGTTGGTGCAGCCCATTAACATTGATGTTTCTATGCACATATTTTTCAATAAATCCTTACCAACTATTTGACCACAACCAACCATAATAGATTCATGACCTGGTTACAGTCTATGCCAGAGAGAAAGCACCCGGGTAACCAATGTGTGGTTCATAATGAATAATAACTCTATTCTAAAAAGTCATCCACTATTTGCAACACAACAGGCTGGGGTACAAAAATAACTAACACCAAACAATTCTGACAGAACAGATTGCGAATCGTCTACAGACAAGGAACCAATTGCGCTGCCCACCACAGTAAATTCATAACATTACAAGACACCCTTAGGCATACAAATCGCCGGCATCTGAGCTCTGATCATACGTCGGCACTCTGCTTAACTTCATCACCCAGGTGGGTTTCTAGCGGGGCCGTCAGTGGTTCTAGCGGAGCCGCCTGCGGTTCTGGAGAAGCCGGTTGCTGCGCTTCTTCCTGCTGCGGCTGCTCCGTGTTTGTGCCAGGTTCAGGATGGAAGTTGATAGGGAACTTGGTGACACGGGGCTTGTCGGCCAGAATGTTCCTCTGCACCCTATCAAGCAACAGCTTTGCTGGAGGTTCTTCTCTCAGCTGCTCATCATCGTAGTCGTTGTTCACATAGTAACCGACTCTCATGAACTCCTGCCCCACGTAAGAGCATGTTAATAGCAGCACAGTGACACCAATGATGTCTTCTTCACGGATCTTTGAAGGGTCCGGTGGGTCAGCCTGAAATGAAAATCGAACGTCAGTATTCTGAAATCTGAACTATGATCTCTGGACTGTGCATCATGAAGAAATTGGACTCAGTTGATAGTATGACAGGTCTACTTTACCTGAAGCACAAAACGGTATGTCCCAACATTGACAGGTCCAACAAACACACTCTCAAGTTGCTGATCATAGGTTTCATCTTCAGCTGATCCAACATATGTGAGTTTCCATTCCAGATCTAAAAAGGTCAAACAACAAACTTTAGCAATATAGATATACAAAGGAAATAactttagaaaaaaaaaagttgcaaTATTTTTTATGCGACTGAATCTATTATCGCCAcagttcttcaacaaaatttgtcAGCAGACTAGACAGTTCATTGGAATTAGCTACCTTAATTATGCGCCTTGCTGTTACTTGATCAGAAACTAAAA from Lolium rigidum isolate FL_2022 chromosome 4, APGP_CSIRO_Lrig_0.1, whole genome shotgun sequence encodes the following:
- the LOC124707162 gene encoding probable histone chaperone ASF1A yields the protein MSAVNITNVAVLDNPTAFLNPFQFEISYECLVALDDDLEWKLTYVGSAEDETYDQQLESVFVGPVNVGTYRFVLQADPPDPSKIREEDIIGVTVLLLTCSYVGQEFMRVGYYVNNDYDDEQLREEPPAKLLLDRVQRNILADKPRVTKFPINFHPEPGTNTEQPQQEEAQQPASPEPQAAPLEPLTAPLETHLGDEVKQSADV